The Canis lupus dingo isolate Sandy chromosome 8, ASM325472v2, whole genome shotgun sequence genome has a segment encoding these proteins:
- the BTBD6 gene encoding BTB/POZ domain-containing protein 6: MLLPLACLHGRVAQCLTALLVLAEPPPRPRPRPRPRPRRGARVHGAPPTRAEAALPAKMAAELYPAAAAAAAATATDIANSNANAAAAAAAGRKGPPSAPPPAPPPPAPAPPAPDNNNLESPNWQSFHPTLRERNALMFNNELMADVHFIVGPPGAARRVPAHKYVLAVGSSVFYAMFYGDLAEVKSEIHIPDVEPAAFLILLRYMYSDEIDLEADTVLATLYAAKKYIVPALAKACVNFLETSLEAKNACVLLSQSRLFEEPELTQRCWEVIDAQAEMALRSEGFCEIDWQTLEIIVTREALNAKEAVVFEAVLNWAEAECKRQGLPVTPRNKRHVLGPALYLVRIPTMTLEEFANGAAQSDILTLEETHDIFLWYTASNKPLLNFPLTKRKGLAPQRCHRFQSSAYRSNQWRYRGRCDSIQFAVDRRVFVAGLGLYGSSSGKAEYSVKIELKRLGVVLAQNLTKFVSDGSSNTFSVWFEHPVQVEQDTFYTASAVLDGSELSYFGQEGMTEVQCGKVTFQFQCSSDSTNGTGVQGGQIPELIFYA, encoded by the exons ATGCTGCTGCCCCTGGCCTGCCTGCACGGCCGGGTGGCGCAGTGCCTCACGGCGCTCCTGGTGCTCGCCGagccgcccccccggccccggccccggccccggccccgaccccggcgCGGCGCGAGGGTGCACGGGGCGCCGCCGACGCGCGCGGAGGCCGCCCTGCCCGCGAAGATGGCCGCGGAGCTGtaccccgccgccgccgccgccgccgccgccaccgccacggACATCGCCAACAGCAACGCcaacgccgccgccgccgccgccgccggcagGAAGGGCCCGCCcagcgccccgccgcccgccccgccgccgcccgcgcccgcgccccccgcgcccgacAACAACAACTTGGAGAGCCCCAACTGGCAGTCCTTCCACCCGACCCTGCGCGAGAG GAACGCGCTCATGTTCAACAACGAGCTCATGGCCGACGTGCACTTCATCGTGGGGCCCCCGGGAGCCGCCCGCAGGGTGCCCGCGCACAAG TACGTCCTGGCCGTCGGGAGCTCCGTCTTCTATGCCATGTTCTACGGCGACTTGGCAGAAGTCAAGTCGGAGATCCACATCCCCGACGTGGAGCCTGCGGCCTTCCTGATCCTGCTGAG GTACATGTACAGTGACGAGATTGACCTGGAGGCCGACACGGTGCTGGCCACTCTCTACGCCGCCAAGAAGTACATCGTCCCCGCGCTAGCAAAAGCCTGTGTCAACTTCCTGGAGACGAGCCTGGAAGCCAAGAACGCCTGTGTCCTGCTGTCCCAGAGCCGGCTGTTTGAGGAGCCGGAGCTGACCCAGCGCTGCTGGGAGGTCATTGATGCTCAGGCCGAGATGGCCCTGAGATCTGAAGGCTTCTGCGAAATCGACTGGCAGACTCTGGAAATCATCGTGACCCGGGAGGCCCTCAACGCCAAGGAGGCGGTGGTCTTCGAGGCCGTCCTGAACTGGGCTGAAGCCGAGTGCAAGAGGCAGGGCCTGCCGGTCACCCCACGCAACAAGAGGCACGTTTTGGGGCCTGCCCTCTATCTGGTCCGAATTCCAACCATGACCCTGGAGGAGTTTGCCAACGGCGCAGCCCAGTCGGACATCCTGACCCTGGAGGAGACCCACGACATCTTCCTATGGTACACGGCGTCCAACAAGCCCCTCCTCAACTTCCCCCTGACCAAGAGGAAGGGCCTTGCCCCGCAGCGGTGCCACCGGTTCCAGTCTTCTGCCTACCGCAGCAACCAGTGGCGCTACCGTGGGCGCTGTGACAGCATCCAGTTTGCCGTGGACAGGAGGGTGTTTGTTGCAGGGCTGGGCCTGTACGGGTCCAGCTCCGGGAAAGCCGAGTACAGCGTGAAGATCGAACTCAAACGGCTGGGGGTGGTCCTGGCTCAGAACCTGACCAAGTTTGTGTCGGACGGCTCCAGCAACACCTTCTCGGTGTGGTTTGAACACCCCGTGCAGGTCGAGCAGGACACCTTCTACACAGCCAGTGCCGTCCTGGATGGCAGCGAGCTCAGCTATTTCGGGCAGGAAGGCATGACGGAAGTACAGTGTGGGAAGGTGACCTTCCAGTTCCAGTGCTCCTCGGACAGCACCAACGGGACCGGGGTCCAGGGTGGGCAGATCCCCGAGCTCATCTTCTATGCCTGA